One stretch of Miscanthus floridulus cultivar M001 chromosome 18, ASM1932011v1, whole genome shotgun sequence DNA includes these proteins:
- the LOC136521220 gene encoding uncharacterized protein produces MEAGGGGAEEQVMSEVHLGYSPHFSGLHISRFSFSSRPIGPSGDNDGVGGGGSELAAATSGSFAVDEDGDLVLDRRRRNKYVRSDCHLLTIQHGVTSSLKSVWLQVWKAALLLADFVLHKSFSSSNFDGVTAIEIGAGTGLVGLALARVARRIFVTNRGTDILDNCLANVHTNSGMLKFDEAKVCVWELDWKTSWPPPVGTYDPSDPSRYLWSASEVEEAEKATVLFAADVIYIDDLSDLFFDAVKKLMSSGAKKVLPNLLGTERPCCCCCILVPGAEIQLQSRRIRRRGQWLRALPKFLHSSR; encoded by the exons ATGGAAGCCGGAGGCGGCGGAGCCGAGGAGCAGGTGATGAGCGAGGTGCACCTGGGCTACTCGCCGCACTTCTCCGGCCTCCACATCTCCCGCTTCAGCTTCTCCTCACGGCCAATAG GGCCATCTGGGGACAACGATGGTGTTGGTGGCGGTGGGAGCGAGTTAGCCGCAGCAACGAGCGGTTCTT TCGCCGTGGATGAGGATGGGGATCTCGTTCTGGACCGGAGAAGAAGAAACAAATATG TTAGAAGTGACTGCCATCTGCTCACCATTCAGCATGGTGTTACCAGCTCGCTTAAGAGCGTTTGGCTCCAG GTTTGGAAAGCGGCATTACTATTAGCTGACTttgttttgcataaaagcttttcaTCGTCCAACTTTGATGGTGTTACTGCCATTGAGATAGGTGCTGGAACAG GTTTGGTAGGTTTAGCACTAGCTCGGGTTGCTAGAAGGATTTTTGTTACAA ATAGAGGCACTGATATCCTAGATAATTGCTTGGCTAATGTCCATACCAACTCTGGTATGCTAAAGTTTGATGAAGCTAAAGTCTGTGTATGGGAACTGGACTGGAAAACATCATGGCCTCCACCTGTGGGTACATATGATCCTTCTGATCCAAG TCGGTATTTATGGTCTGCAAGTGAAGTTGAGGAGGCTGAGAAAGCAACAGTCCTGTTTGCTGCAGATGTTATTTACATTGATGATCTCTCAGATTTGTTCTTCGATGCGGTGAAGAAATTGATGTCAAGTGGTGCTAAGAAG GTGCTAcctaacttgcttgggactgaaaggccgtgttgttgttgttgtatacttGTCCCTGGAGCAGAGATACAACTTCAGTCTAGACGAATTAGACGTCGTGGCCAATGGTTACGCGCACTTCCGAAGTTTCTTCACAGCTCAAGATG A